The Mangrovibacillus cuniculi sequence GCTTTCCATATGCCATACAAAGGCCCAACTGTAAAGGTGCAATGTGCAACTTGCGGTTTAGTTGAAGACGAAAAAATGTTTGTGCAATTTGGGGCTATGCCTAGATAGGGATACTCAGTTAAGTACTGACCACATCACGTGGTCAACACTGAGTTGTTACTGTTCACGTAACAAAAGCTGAAGGCGCGCGTTCAGCCGCGGCAGGAAACTTCAGAAGACCGAGGAGGCAGCTCTTCAGCCACCACAGGGCTTTTGGAGTTTCCCGAGCGGTTGCGCACCTGAAGCTAGATATCATTGTGATAATGATACTCAGTTAAGAACGGACCACATCACGTGGTCCTTCTTAAGTTGTTACCGATCACGTAACAAAAACTGAAGGCGCTTGTCTAGCCGCGGCAGGAAACTTCACAGATTTTAAAAATGGCAACAGCCTCTACAGTTTAATAGAGGCTGTTTAATTTATCTCGCAATTCATCCTTCGGTAAGTTTTCCCCAATAATCACTAGATTCGTTGGCATTTTCATTTCGTTTGGGAAATACAAAGGCATCCCGTAGCTATATTGAAACGTATACGGATACTTACTATGTGTGAATGGAATATACCCCTTCATTCTATAGATACTGTCGGGCAACTCCCTTAAAAACGCTTCAAATTCTTCTAAATCAACACTACTTTCAAACGTATACACCATTGACTGAATCCTCAACGTATTTTCTACATGTAAAGATGCATTTTTACTCTTTGGATCAAACGTCAATTGATCTATATACTTACTTGGCACTTTAGAATACGTTGTGAACAAAACTGGAGACATGGAATTAATAGATTGCAAGCTTTGAGACAACTCTGCTTGCATACTGTCTGATAGTTGATCAGCCTTATTCACAATAATTAAATCCCCATGTCTAATTTGCTCTAGGTATAGCTGCTGTACTTGTATAGAAAGAGTATTTCTTTCTAAAAATCTTGTCCCATCTACTACAGTTATAACTCCTCGCATGTCAAAACGATCAGCAAATAAAGGAGATAGAATGGAATCAATTACTTCTACAGGGTGTGCTGCACCAGTTGTCTCAATTAACAGGGAATCAAAAGGTTCACCGAATAATAATTCTTGTAGTTGCGCTTCTAGTTTCTCTTGAATGGTGCAACAAATACACCCACCTAGAAGTTCTTTTAACGGAATACCGTCCTCTACTTCATCAGAGTCAATTGATACATTACCTAATTCGTTCATTAAAATAGCTGGTGTATGCTGGAGTTCTTTTTCTCTCAAGATCCAATTTTTCAGAAACGATGTTTTTCCAGCCCCTAGAAACCCACTTACTATATATACAGGTATTTTTTCATAGTCTTACCTCACGATAACAAAGTTTTGTATGCGAAGTGTATTTTCTCATAATTTAAACGGTTGTTCAATGATCTTGCTGTAATATCACTTTTGTTGTCTCGATAGATGGAGTTCCTTCGCCCCAAAACTTGTTAATCTCGACTACGTTTTGTGAAAGTTCAAAATCTAAAACTAGCCCATCATTAGTTCTTTTTGTTACGTATGTACCTTCTGTTGGTATTCTTAATAATTCTACATTTGGTGAATTAGATATACTATCTAAACCTACTTGAACTAATTCCGTTAAAGGTACATTTGTTTTTATAACGGAACGTCCACTTTGAACAACTCTCATCATCTCTTGAAAGGGAATACCATCCTTACTTAAACTTTTCCAATAACTTACGGCATCTGCTAACACTTGTTGCTGACGCTCCACTCTTCCAAAGTCGCTTTTTATCGGATCTCGATACCTAACGTATTCCAATATTTGCTGTCCTTTTAATGTTTGTTCTCCAGGCTGTAAATCCCACTTAAAATAATCTATCATGCCTTGTGTAACAGTTGTTTTATATCCCTCTGGAAAGACGTCAGCGGCTAATCTTGCAAAACCCTCAAAATTGATTTTTGCTTTATAATCAATTTGTACGCCAAACGTATCTTCTATTGTCTTTTCTACTAAATCTTCTCCTCCAAATGCATAGGCATGGTTTAACTTACTCCATCCATTGTTATCGGCTATTGGAACATACAAATCACGCATAAAAGATATAATTTTCCAAGAGTTTTCTTTGGGATTAACATTTGCTACCATTAATACATCCGCCCTAGAAGGCTCGCTTTTTCTCTCATCTGTACCTAAAATTAATATGTTAAACTGATCACTAGCTTCTTTTTCACTCTTTGGAATTACATCTGTCATCCATTTTGGTAAAGTGTGATTTGTTTGCTGAGTGGAATTTTTTAAAGGAGTCGTTGTAGATTGGTTTGTTAGAGGTTGTTCATTGGTTTCTTTTCTCATGATACCCCATCCTGAAATCGCTAACAAACCTATTATTAGTAAAATAGTCGTGCGAATTTTCATCATGTTCGCCTCCTTTCCATCAGCATTCCACTAGCGTATAGTACCTATACACGTTTACAAAGGATACGTGATAAAGGGAAAGGATACATTACTACTTTTCTTATCTGAGGTCACGAATAAAACAGAAAGAAGCTGGAGCGTAGGTACACTCCAGCTTCTTTCACTTATTCAGTTTCTGTTTCCGTAGCTTGTTCTTCACTAGGTGTTACTTCCTCCACACCAAGTTCTTTCAGGGCTGCTTTTAGTTGAGGGTCATTCTTTTGTAAATCTTCTCTTAGTTTATTTAAAAGCGTAAAAGTTGTATCCCCTGTAAGAACACCAGATTGTTCTAACTCATTATCCAATTGGAATTTTTTAACTGCTTCTTCCGTTTCTTCCGTAAAGGTACGGTCTACTGTTTCAATAGAATATCCGAGAGCAGTTAACATTTTTTCTGCCACTTCCACTTGCTCGGATATAACATTTAACTTAAGCTCTTCTTCTTGGTTTAAGAAAGGAAGTGATGCATATTCAGGTAGTTCTACTGTGATATCAGGCTTAATTCCTTTTTCGTTAATCCAATTACCTTTTGGCGTTAACCATTTTGCTGTAGTAATTTTCATGTTTGAACCATCATTAAAATCTAAAGGTGATTGAACTGTTCCTTTTCCAAAGGACTTTGTTCCAATAACTTTTATACCTGCAGATTCTTGCAATGCAGCTGCTACTATCTCTGAAGCAGACGCACTACCTTCATTAATTAATACGGTAGTTGGTACATCTACTTTCTCGCCACCACGAGCATTAATTTCTTCATCTTCTCCTGCACGATAGTCTACTGAAACTACTCCCTTACCTTCTTCAATAAACAAGCTAGCAATATAAATTGCTTGATCTAATAGACCACCTGGATTTTGTCTCATATCTAATACAAGAGATTTCATCCCTTTAGATCTTGCTTCATTTAACTTATCTACAAACTCTTCATAGGTGTTTTCTGAAAAGTTTGTAATTTGGATATGGGCTACATTCTCGTTTTTCATTTCTAAATATACAGTATCAATTGGAATCTCATCTCTAATAATATCTATGGTGATTGGCTTCGGTGAACCTGCACGACGAATACTAAGTGAAACCTCCGTCCCTTTTTCACCTCTAATTTTCATTACAGCTTCGTTTACTGTAAGACCTTGGACACTTTCTCCGTTAACTTCTAAGATTTCATCGTTTGGAAGTAAACCAGCTTTTTCTGCAGGTGCACCTTTAATAGGTGAAACAACTAGAATAGATCCATCTCTCTCTTGGATCTCTGCTCCTATACCTTCAAAAGAAGAGGAAAGTGTGCTTCTGAATTCTTTTGCTTCATCTTGAGTCATGTAATCGGAATACGGATCTTTCATAGAGTCAAGCATCCCATTAATTGCACCGTCAATTAACTGTTGTTGGTCTAATTCTTTATAATAGCTATTTGTTAATTGATCATATGCTTGATAAAGTTTTTCAAATTCTCGGCGATCAGGCGCACCAACTTCTACAGCCTTTTCATTCCCAAATGCTAAAGCAAATGTCGTAACTCCAGCAGTTGCAAAGACTGTAAAAAAGATTAACATTACTAATGTAAACTTTCTTAAACGAATATGACTAGAAGGTTTGTTTTCTTCCACTTGTTCGGACTTATTAGACTCATCCATTTGTTTCACCGCTTTCTCTTTCTATACACTTTCCCTAACTCTAGCACAGGGTGTGAAAATTAAGCAAAGAAAATCTTTCATACTAAGAAGGTTTTCCTAGTGTATATAAATTATTTACTTTGCATCAAATTGCTTGTACTTCATTCATGTATTCTTCTAACGTCCAATTTTTTTCTTTTAAGTATGTAGCTAGCTCCACCCCAACATACCTAAAGTGCCATGGTTCATACATATATCCTGTTATTGACTCTTTATCTTTGGGATACCTAAGGATGAATCCAAATTCATGCGCCGTTTCAGAAAGCCACTTACCTTCTTTTGTATCTCCGTATTCTTGTACAAGATCGTAATTAACAGAAGGACTTGTAATATCCATTGCTAAGCCCGTTTGATGTTCACTTTTTCCAGGTAAAGCAACTGCTTGAATAGCATGTTCTTCACCTTTCGTGTCTACTGTGGCTTGGAAGATGGTTGCTTGTCTATCGTATGAACGAAAGCCAGAAGCAGCTAATATATCAATATTTTCATTTTTCGCTTTTTCAAACCATTGCTCCAGAGCAATTGCCGCTTCTTCTCGAATTAATGCTTTTTCTACTTCCTCATCTCCAAATACAAAAGGTACAGAAGGGCGAACAAGATCTTCAGGATAATAATCCTTTGGAAGAGCAAGTTCTTTATTAACCAACACCCATGCATTCTCAGGATTTTGCACTACAAACTGTCCATCTACCTCTACAGATTTTGTTAGTTTTTCCTCATTTACTAGTAGCATCTTATCTTCTACTATGTCTTCTTCTTTTTCTTTTTCCAGTTCCTCTTTTTCTACTTCTTTATCGGTGTCAGTTGAAGGGGTTGGTGTTTCCTCTGGTTGTGTTTGTTCGTTAGTCAAATTAGGAAATTTATCCTCCACCATTTGACAACCTGACAATAGTGATATTGTCAAGATCGATACAGCAATCTTTTTCATACGTTCACCCTTTTCTTTTACTAAAACATTCTTGTTTATAGTAACAAATCCATTAAATTTCGTATACTTTTTTCATGATTAAGTAAGATGATACATTACTATCTTTCCATAAAAAAGAAGAAGGCTATGCCTTCCTCAAAAATTATAAACTATTATTTGCTAGCTATCGCAGCATCAAGAGCAACGACAATCATATCATTAAAAGTAGTCTGTCTCTCTTCTGCAGATGTTTCTTCTCCAGTTAAAATATGATCTGAAACTGTCAGGACAGATAATGCTTTTCGGCCAAATTTTGAAGCAATTGTATATAGAGCAGTTGTTTCCATTTCAATAGCTAGAATGCCGTATTTTGCCCATTTTTCTAACTCGCTGTTATCATTGTAGAAGTGATCAGCAGTAAAGACACTTCCTACTTTTAAGGAAAGACCCTTTTTCGTTCCCTCGTCATACGCTGCTTTTAATAATTCAAAGTCTGCTGTTGGAGCATAATCTACTCCACCAAATGTCATACGATTCATTTGAGAGTCAGTAGAAGAAGTCATCGCAAGAATAACATCGCGTACCTTTACATCTTTCTGGATCGCACCACACGTACCAACTCGAATTAAGTTCTTTACATCATATTCTTGAATTAGTTCATTTACATAGATAGAAATAGAAGGAACTCCCATACCCGTTCCTTGTACAGAAATTCTATGACCTTTATATGTACCAGTATATCCAAACATATTACGTACTTCATTGTAACATGTCACATCTTCAAGAAAATTCTCTGCTATGTATTTCGCTCTTAGCGGATCTCCCGGTAAAAGGATTGTTTCGGCAATATCGCCTTTTTTTGCACCAATATGAACACTCATGTCTATTACCTCCTTGTTATGTACCGTTATTGTACGTGAAATAACGAGCTGTTGCAATCTATCACATGTATTATTCGACATACTTTGCAAAAGATACTACTACAAAGTCTTCTATTTAGACTTTTACAATTCATTTGCTAAAGGAGGTAATGACATGGGTAAAAAGGAGAGAAACAGATTAACACCTAAGAAAAATAATCATGTCTCTGAAGCTGCGTTAGAAACATATTCAGTAGCTCATGAAAAAGAGCATAATTCAGAAAAACGTAAAAATGGTCCTGGCAATCATATGCGAGACTATTAACGAGAAATTCTCAACAAACGAAGTCTAGGAATTTTTTCCCAACCTTCATGTTGCAGCTGATAGTATTCATGACCTTCTAAACCTTTATCAATAAATACAATATCGCCTAAATTGATATATCTGCCATTATACTTCGATGGTAATGTATCCTTTACATTTAGTCGCCGATAAATCGTTTCTAACACATCTTCCGAAGAGGAAGACGTCATTACACCTCTATACACCTGACGGTAATCAGAACGTACTCCGTATCTAGGTGATTGAAAAACAGTGACGTCAAAATCCGATTCTTTTAATGAGAATTGTTTTTTTACCAACAAGAAAAAACCTCCTCACACCGAGTTATACGTATATATTCGGAGTATGAGGAGGTTTTACCTTTGATGAAAAATTTGTTTTTTTGACTTTTAATGCCTACACTTTAGAGATTATGTCGATAAATTGATTCGTAACACTTGTAGATGATCTAGTTAAGTGAACACGGTGATAAGATTCATCCATATCCAGCGCTTCAGCTAGCCACCCTCCTAACGAATTACCTCTTTTATCTAGTTCTACAACTCCTTCTATAGAATCATCAGATAAGTGAACAATATATAGTTCAATCTCATCAAATTTAGAGCGAAAAGCTCCTGATACTGGAACAAATTCGAATTTTTGAACAAACGGTAGGTTACTTCTCATCCAACGAGGTGCTGCTTCACATTCCACCTTACGAAGCTTGAAACCTTCATTTTCTAAGCCTTCCATCAATTCTTTTAATATTGGTAATGGACTAATTTCGATGAAATCCTTATCTTCTGGATCAATTGCACCTTTGATATCCATTTCTGTTTCTAACCACACTCTAACACTGCCATAAGTAACTGGAACTGTTGCAGGGATTTGTAATGTAAAATCTAACAGCTTCTCTTCTCTTGCTTTTAATGAGAAATTATCTGTGACTCTGACTTTATGAATGACTGTTGGGATTTTTTGTTTATGATCATCTTTTTCTTTTTCATACACAGTTTTAACGGCAATAGTAATACCATCCATCTCTTGATCTACTGTTCCACCTGTTAAAAGAATTTTTCCGCTAACTGTTTCTCCCTGTCTAACTCGAGAAGTAGACAGTTGAGCATCAACTGTAGCTCCACCTACACCAATTTTCGCTAAAGCTCTTTGAAAAAACGACATATTTTCCCCACCTTTAATATTTTCCTTTTATACGTATTTACTGACTAGTTAGTTTCACTAATTATCTATTATATATGATTATTTGAAAATAAATTTTTTTTTTCAAAACTCATCGTTTCTCTTGAATCGATCCCAAAACGAAGCAAGAGCCATACCAATGTATAACACTCTACATTCGTATAGCTCTTGTGTTTTTTTATTCGTCAAATTCATCAATAATCGCTTTTTCAATGAGGTAATCAAAAACGATATCTGCGAGTTCTTCCACTTCGTCCTCCGTTGGTACAAATCCACGTTTCATTAGTTGTTGATAAAAAAACTCTGCCATTTCTTCGGTGTCAATAATTACTTCCATTTCTCGCATACCTCATCGCTCCCTTCCTTTTTCACATATATGACAAAAGAAAAGCCTGTATGACAACAAAAGATCAAGCGTGTTCATTTTCAGATGAAAGTTTTTTTAATTGCTTTAAAATAGTTCGTAACATTTTCTCATATTTCTCATCACCAAACATTTTATATAGAGTTCGATAATCATTGTATGCATCTAATAATTTATCTACTGCTACTTTCCCAGCATAACGTTGAACCGGAAACACAACTTGTTTTTTTGGCGTTTTTGTTTCTTGTACTGGGAATTGGATGCCATATTTACTCGTGAGTACATCTGCTTGTTCAGCATCTGCAATTAATGTAATTTCTTCCTCATCAGCCTCTAACCAATCTCCATCAGTCATTCTTGTTAATTCATAAATGACATCTTCCCAAGCATCTTCTTTATATCTCCATATCTCCGTTCGAAATCCAACTACCTTAAATAAATCTTGCCCATATCCTGTAACTTGAACGATGTCACCAAAAAAGAATTTATATTCAATGTCAATTTGCTCTCTTTCCACTAAGGAGCCTTCATATTCAGATACTGGAATTAAGACTTGTTCTTTAAATAAACCCTCACTATGATTAATTTCATATAAGTATTTACCATCAATCGTCTTTATCTCGGTGATAAAGCCCACCGTACCGTAAATGACAATGACCACTTCTTCTCCAACTCGAAATTTTGGTTTCTTCCGCTTTGACATGGCCTCCTGTCCCCTTCATCCTATGGTTTTATAGTATATGCAAAAAAATCAAGAAGGGGTATGAACGAGAAAAAATAGGCTTGTTCTTCATTGTTGAAGTGACAAAGGTTTAAAAGAATCTCCTCTCAGGTAACATACCTTCCCGTAATGGAAAAATAAATTGTTACTGGCTACGTATAAAACAGAGACGTCCACAAAAGAAGTGAACGTCTCTGTTTTATCTTTGACTACGATATGTTTCGTAATATTCCCATGCTTCATCAAAAATGGACATAGAGGAAAGGTACGGAGCATTAAGTTCTAAATAATTCGTTAATTCTGAGTAGCTAGTAGATTGTCTTGGAAACAGATGATCATCATAGGCACTATTTGCGAAATGACCGATTTCTGATTTCGGGGACGGATCTCTGTATGACATTAAAAAATGATAAAAACTTTTATTCACAACTTGTCCAAACCTTTCTTGAAACTCTTTCTTTGTGAAAGGCTTCATGTATTTATCTTATATTGTAAAGTGGTTATGATTTTTTGCAAGGTATATGCAGGAACTAGTTGTATTTTTAATATTGAGATTCCGTTATGATCTAGCTAAATCACGTTCCTCTGCTTGTCAACGCTAGAAAAGAAAAGAAAAGAAAAATTTAAATTTACTCATCTATGATCAGACCACATCACGAGGCGAGCGATGAGTTGTTACAAGTCACGTAACAATTTTTTTATCTATAATTGAAAGAATTTGTAGAAAATTCTACCTTCAGTCTATACAATAGACCTATGCCCATAGACACATAAACCATTCAGGAAGAGGGGGACCTTATGAAACGTTTACTATCAAGCATTAAAAAGGGAGAAAAATCACCAAAGATTAAGAGAAAAGTAAAAATGCCAAAATGGAATATTGGCTTTTTACGAACTATTAGTGGAAAAGTGTTGTTTTCCTTTGGATTACTAACTACTCTACTTATTGTGTCTTCTGTTGTAAGTTATGTAAATAACCAAAAGCTTGCACAAGAGATTACAAACGTAACAGAGCGAGATATGCTAGTTAATACCAAAATGCAAGAGCTTTTAAGGGCACTAATAGACATTGAGCTGGGTCAACGAGGATATGTCATCACAGGTAGTGAAGACTCCCTTACTCCCTATAATAATGGTAAAGAGACTGTAGAATCTTCCATTACCGACTTAAAGTCATCAGTTACTAACGAAGAACAGATCTCTAGGTTGGAATCCATTTATGAGAATTATAACTTTTGGGTAGGGTATGTAGATCGTGTGGTAGAAACAAGACAATATAATGGCGCTCAAGCCGCTTCTCTCCTGTTGTCCTCTGGTCAAGGCCAAACATACATACAAGAATTACGTTCAGAAGTTGAAACACTTCTTTCTGAAGAATCTAATCTAAGCAAAGAAAGAATTGCGTCTCTAAATAGTCAGGTACTTATTGCACAAGGAATTACAGGTATACTTTCTTTATTATCTATCATCCTAGCATTTTTCTTTGCAATAACGTTATCAAAAACAATAAAAAGAACTGTTAATACTATTAGTTCTTCCATACTGGAAATTGCAAATGCTGGTGGTGACTTGACTAAACGAATTCATGTTACGTCAAAAGATGAACTAGCAGGCTTAGCCAATGACACAAACCTTCTTATTGAAGGAATTGCAAAATTAGTTAGAGAAGTTGCTAGTATGTCAG is a genomic window containing:
- a CDS encoding YodL domain-containing protein, with product MLVKKQFSLKESDFDVTVFQSPRYGVRSDYRQVYRGVMTSSSSEDVLETIYRRLNVKDTLPSKYNGRYINLGDIVFIDKGLEGHEYYQLQHEGWEKIPRLRLLRISR
- a CDS encoding YozE family protein, whose product is MKPFTKKEFQERFGQVVNKSFYHFLMSYRDPSPKSEIGHFANSAYDDHLFPRQSTSYSELTNYLELNAPYLSSMSIFDEAWEYYETYRSQR
- a CDS encoding M15 family metallopeptidase — protein: MKKIAVSILTISLLSGCQMVEDKFPNLTNEQTQPEETPTPSTDTDKEVEKEELEKEKEEDIVEDKMLLVNEEKLTKSVEVDGQFVVQNPENAWVLVNKELALPKDYYPEDLVRPSVPFVFGDEEVEKALIREEAAIALEQWFEKAKNENIDILAASGFRSYDRQATIFQATVDTKGEEHAIQAVALPGKSEHQTGLAMDITSPSVNYDLVQEYGDTKEGKWLSETAHEFGFILRYPKDKESITGYMYEPWHFRYVGVELATYLKEKNWTLEEYMNEVQAI
- a CDS encoding LCP family protein, which gives rise to MMKIRTTILLIIGLLAISGWGIMRKETNEQPLTNQSTTTPLKNSTQQTNHTLPKWMTDVIPKSEKEASDQFNILILGTDERKSEPSRADVLMVANVNPKENSWKIISFMRDLYVPIADNNGWSKLNHAYAFGGEDLVEKTIEDTFGVQIDYKAKINFEGFARLAADVFPEGYKTTVTQGMIDYFKWDLQPGEQTLKGQQILEYVRYRDPIKSDFGRVERQQQVLADAVSYWKSLSKDGIPFQEMMRVVQSGRSVIKTNVPLTELVQVGLDSISNSPNVELLRIPTEGTYVTKRTNDGLVLDFELSQNVVEINKFWGEGTPSIETTKVILQQDH
- a CDS encoding sporulation protein; translated protein: MSFFQRALAKIGVGGATVDAQLSTSRVRQGETVSGKILLTGGTVDQEMDGITIAVKTVYEKEKDDHKQKIPTVIHKVRVTDNFSLKAREEKLLDFTLQIPATVPVTYGSVRVWLETEMDIKGAIDPEDKDFIEISPLPILKELMEGLENEGFKLRKVECEAAPRWMRSNLPFVQKFEFVPVSGAFRSKFDEIELYIVHLSDDSIEGVVELDKRGNSLGGWLAEALDMDESYHRVHLTRSSTSVTNQFIDIISKV
- a CDS encoding S41 family peptidase; its protein translation is MDESNKSEQVEENKPSSHIRLRKFTLVMLIFFTVFATAGVTTFALAFGNEKAVEVGAPDRREFEKLYQAYDQLTNSYYKELDQQQLIDGAINGMLDSMKDPYSDYMTQDEAKEFRSTLSSSFEGIGAEIQERDGSILVVSPIKGAPAEKAGLLPNDEILEVNGESVQGLTVNEAVMKIRGEKGTEVSLSIRRAGSPKPITIDIIRDEIPIDTVYLEMKNENVAHIQITNFSENTYEEFVDKLNEARSKGMKSLVLDMRQNPGGLLDQAIYIASLFIEEGKGVVSVDYRAGEDEEINARGGEKVDVPTTVLINEGSASASEIVAAALQESAGIKVIGTKSFGKGTVQSPLDFNDGSNMKITTAKWLTPKGNWINEKGIKPDITVELPEYASLPFLNQEEELKLNVISEQVEVAEKMLTALGYSIETVDRTFTEETEEAVKKFQLDNELEQSGVLTGDTTFTLLNKLREDLQKNDPQLKAALKELGVEEVTPSEEQATETETE
- the deoD gene encoding purine-nucleoside phosphorylase, which codes for MSVHIGAKKGDIAETILLPGDPLRAKYIAENFLEDVTCYNEVRNMFGYTGTYKGHRISVQGTGMGVPSISIYVNELIQEYDVKNLIRVGTCGAIQKDVKVRDVILAMTSSTDSQMNRMTFGGVDYAPTADFELLKAAYDEGTKKGLSLKVGSVFTADHFYNDNSELEKWAKYGILAIEMETTALYTIASKFGRKALSVLTVSDHILTGEETSAEERQTTFNDMIVVALDAAIASK
- a CDS encoding YozD family protein produces the protein MREMEVIIDTEEMAEFFYQQLMKRGFVPTEDEVEELADIVFDYLIEKAIIDEFDE
- a CDS encoding CobW family GTP-binding protein; its protein translation is MPVYIVSGFLGAGKTSFLKNWILREKELQHTPAILMNELGNVSIDSDEVEDGIPLKELLGGCICCTIQEKLEAQLQELLFGEPFDSLLIETTGAAHPVEVIDSILSPLFADRFDMRGVITVVDGTRFLERNTLSIQVQQLYLEQIRHGDLIIVNKADQLSDSMQAELSQSLQSINSMSPVLFTTYSKVPSKYIDQLTFDPKSKNASLHVENTLRIQSMVYTFESSVDLEEFEAFLRELPDSIYRMKGYIPFTHSKYPYTFQYSYGMPLYFPNEMKMPTNLVIIGENLPKDELRDKLNSLY